The region CTTCCAAACACAGGGTGCTGGGGTATACTTTACCTGCCCTTCCCAAACGATTCAGAACCTTATACACCACGATAAACATTCTAACACCTTAACCAAGCAGAGTAAAAGACACTATGGCAAACACCTCTACCAAATCCCAGCTGCCTACGCCGGAGCTGGGTCAGCAAGGCAGCACCGGCGCCATGATCATCATCGGCGCGCTGTTCTTCATCTTCGGCTTCGTCACCTGGCTCAACTCCCTTTTGATCCCTTACCTGGAGATCGCCTGCGAGCTCACCAAGTTCCAGTCCTTCTTCGTTACCTTCGCCTTCTACATCGCCTACCTGGTGATGACCCCGATCTCGCCACGCGTCCTGAGCATGTTTGGCTTCAAGAACGGCATGTCGGTGGCCCTGGTAGTGATGGCCGTGGGAGCGCTGCTCTTCATTCCGGCCGCCATGACGCGCATTTACCTGCTGTTCCTGATAGGCCTGTTCCTGCTTGGCTGCGGTCTGGCGATTCTGCAAACAGCCTCTAACCCTTACATCACCATCGTTGGCCCTGCTGAGAGCGCTGCCAAGCGTATCAGCATCATGGGTATCTGCAACAAGGTGGCCGGCGCCGTGGCCCCGATCATACTGGGCCTTTTCCTGAGCCTGGAGGGGGCTGATGCGCTACGCGCCGAAGTGGCGGGCATGGAAGCCGGCGCTCGCGCCGCTGCCCTGGACGAGATGGCCCTGGAGGTGATTCCACCTTATATCGGTATCATCATCGTGCTACTGGCCCTGAGCATCTGGATCTACCGCTCTTCCCTGCCTGAGATCGACACAGACGAGGAGGACGAGGCCGTAGCCGCCGCCACAACCGGCAAAAAGAGCGTGTTCGAGTTCCCGCACGTGATGCTGGGTGTGCTAACGCTTTTCCTTTACGTAGGCGTAGAGGTGATGGCCGGCGACTCGATCATCAGCTACGGCGCGGAGCAGGGCATTCCGCTTACCACGGCTAAGTTCTTTACCAGTGGTACGATGGCTGCCATGGTGGTGGGTTACCTGATCGGTATCGTTACCATCCCTAAGTACATTAAGCAGGAAGATGCGCTGAAGTTCTGCGCCATCCTGGGCGTGATCTTCACCATAGGTGCTATCATGACGTCGGGCTACGTATCCGTGGCTTTCATCGCGCTGCTGGGCCTGGCTAACTCCCTGATGTGGCCGGCTATCTGGCCACTGGCGCTGGCAGGCATAGGTCGTTTCACGAAGGCGGCTTCCTCCCTGCTGGTGATGGGTATTGCGGGTGGTGCCATTGTGCCACTAGCCTACGGCGCCCTGGCCGACTCCTGGAACGCGCAGGACGCCTATTGGGTGATGGTGCCTTGCTACCTGTTCATCCTCTTCTATGCCATCAAAGGGCATAAAATCGGCAAAAAGGTATAAGTTACGCCAAACCAGACTTACAGCGCCGCCCGGATTATTCTTTCCAGGCGGCGCTTTTTTTTGCTGTCCGTCATCGTTGCAGGCTTTCGTAAGCGGTCCATATATCATATGGTCTGATAAAGTATAAACATCATCAAAGATGATTTTGACAAGGTTAAGGGTCGGTAAAGAAGCACTGTACCGAGGCCATAAACGAGAAACCCTAAAGGATATAAGTATGGGGCAGTATTAGATTGAAGTATAAAAGGGGTGTCATTCTGGAAGAGACTTGACCAAAATGAGGTTAAGCTTAAGCGGTTTGCCCACAGGATCCTTTCAGGATGACAAAATAAGGTAACCTAATTTAGTCTCTCTACTCAATAAGTGCCCTGAGGAAACAGACAAGCGCCTGAATGAATTGGACAGAGGAACGCTGCAACGTTGCCGCGCTGACTCTGACCAGTGTCTTCACGTGATCAGGTGTTAACTGGAATTTATACTTTATACTTCAGCTATACTTGCCGTACTTATACTTGTAGAGAAGAACAAAGGACTTTAGACAACGAACAAGGGGCAACTTATACTAGTAGCTGTAGAAGAACGCGCTGCATCCGTACTTCAGCTCACTTATACTTATACTTATACTTATACTTATACTTAAAAGCCAGGCCACACACGAAGTATAGCCTGGCTTTTAATTTTTACTGGGAAGTATAAACTTACAGCAGGTTATCCTTCACGTAAGTGTGGCTTTGGGCTATACTCTCAAAAGGATCTTTAGCAAAGTTCTCCTGCTCCACGATGATGTGCTTTAGGCCCGCAGTCTCGGCATTTTCAAAAATCTGCTTGTAGTTGATGGAACCGGAGCCTATCTCGGTATTGAGTTTTGGGTTTGCCTTGTCCATATCCTTCACGTGCCACAGCTCGAAGCGGCCAGGGTGCTGCTTGAACAGCGCTACCGGGTCC is a window of Pontibacter kalidii DNA encoding:
- a CDS encoding sugar MFS transporter, with protein sequence MANTSTKSQLPTPELGQQGSTGAMIIIGALFFIFGFVTWLNSLLIPYLEIACELTKFQSFFVTFAFYIAYLVMTPISPRVLSMFGFKNGMSVALVVMAVGALLFIPAAMTRIYLLFLIGLFLLGCGLAILQTASNPYITIVGPAESAAKRISIMGICNKVAGAVAPIILGLFLSLEGADALRAEVAGMEAGARAAALDEMALEVIPPYIGIIIVLLALSIWIYRSSLPEIDTDEEDEAVAAATTGKKSVFEFPHVMLGVLTLFLYVGVEVMAGDSIISYGAEQGIPLTTAKFFTSGTMAAMVVGYLIGIVTIPKYIKQEDALKFCAILGVIFTIGAIMTSGYVSVAFIALLGLANSLMWPAIWPLALAGIGRFTKAASSLLVMGIAGGAIVPLAYGALADSWNAQDAYWVMVPCYLFILFYAIKGHKIGKKV